The following is a genomic window from Rhodoligotrophos defluvii.
CCGGGCGAAGTCGCCCTCGGGCCGCTCCAGCTTGATCACACGGGCGCCGGCATCCGCAAGTCGCGACGTGGCAAACGGTGCGGCCACCGCCTGCTCCAGCGCGACCACGGTTATTCCTTCCAACGCACGAGCCAATGCGCTTCCTTCCCTGTTCATCAGAACTGAGGACACGCCCTGACCGCCTTGAAGTCAAATAGCATTTAGGAATGGCGGATATAGCGATTTGCTCAGGCTGAATGACAACCGACTAATGCGCACCTGGCCCGCAAGGCTTGGCTAGTTGTAGAGATTGGGCCTATGGGATTCATCGGAGAGTTCGGCCGTCCATGCCCTATCCCTGACGAGTTGGCGCAGGATATCCCATGAGAGCTGCCCGATGGCGCGGGGCGCCGTGGCCAAGGGGCGCTCCGTCGAATAGGCGAGATACACCCTGCGGGTGATCTCCGGCCTCGCAAAGCACCAGATCCGGAACACCCCAGCATCCGCTTCGCTCTGCACGGCCATGCGGGGCAGGATGCCATAGCCAAGGCCGCGCGCCACCAGCTTCTTGATCTGGCTATAGGAGTCGATCTCGATGGCCGGCTGGATGGGCACGCGCACCGAGAGCGCCGCCTGCTCGATCAACTCGCGCAGCCCATGGCCGGGGCCGGGCACCACCAGCGGCAATCGCGCGGCTTGGGCGAGATCGACCGTTGCGTTCTGAAGGAACGGAGGCGCATCGCCAGTCAAGGACCCGGCAAATAGGCAGATCTCCTCCGACAGCCCATGGTGCACCGCAAGCCCCTTGGGGTTGGAGGTGGCATAGAGCATGGCGAGGTCCACCTCACCCCGCTTCAGCCATTCAAGCACATAGCCGCTCATCGCCTCGACGACCCGAATGCGCACATCGGGATAGCGCGCTTTGGCAGCCTCGATCAGAGGCGCTGCCAGAAGTTCGCCGACCGTGCCGGGCAGGCCGAAACGCACCTCGCCGCTGGGCGCCAGAGCACGCCCGCGCACACTATCGGCGATCTCGGCAAACTCGGCGAGGATGCGCTTGGCGTGGTGCAGCAACCGGTCGCCCGCTTCGGTCGTCTTCACCCCCTGCGCGCCCCGATAAAGCAGTGTCACGCCGAGTTCTTCTTCCATATGACGGACATGCTGGCTTAAGGCGGGCTGGGCAACGTGCAGCTGATTGGCTGCCTTGGAGAACGAGCCGCTCTCGACCACCTTGGAGAAATACCGCAACTGACGCACGTCCATCACGCCCTCCCCTGGCCGGCTTGCATAGCAGCTATAACATTCTTTTATGCAATCCTAGCAGCCAGCGGTTTGGCCAGTCTAGCTGTGATCGATCTGGTACGAGACGTGGCGAAAATTGCCGCTCAACGGCTTACCGCTTGGCGGCTTGCCGCTCAACTGAGCAGACGTACGGCACAAGAGGTTCAGGAGATAAGCCGCGACATCGGGGCTGCGCGGCTCAGGAGGAACGATGGCCGCGATCGTGCGCTGCAGGTCGCGTTCGTTTATCTCGAGAAACGAAAGCTGCTGGCCCTGCAGCTCGGCACGCACGAACTGATAGGGCAAAATAGTCGAGTAGCCCCCAACAGCGCGCGCAGCAAGCGCCTTCAGTGTCCCAAGCGAGTCAAGCTCCAGTTCAGGGCTGAGCGTCACACCGCGCCGCGCACAGATCTGGTCGATAATCCTGCGCAGCCGGTGAACGCGGCTCGGCAGGATGAGCCGCGTGCTGGCAAGTGCCGAGGGCTCGATCGGGGCGCGCGTCGCCTCACGCGAATGCGAGAACACCAGCACCAGCCGTTCTGAAAGCAGATCGACCGGCGCGAGGTCCGCCGGCACATCCTCGCGGCCCAGCACAGCCAAGTCGAGCTTGCCGCGCAATGTGAGACTACAGAGGTCGTCGCTATAGGCCTCGATCAGTGCCAGGTTCAGCTTGGGATGATTGTCCCGCACATGGGCGGCGAGGCCATCGAAGAAGGCCGGCGCCACGGTTGGGCAGGCGCCCACTATCACCTGGCCGCTGAGCTGGGACGAACGATGGCGCAGCTGCCGTACCAAGTCATCGAGCCCATCCAGGTGCTGGCGCGACTTGGCCAGCAGGAACCGGCCTTCATCCGTCGGCTCGGCGCCCCGCCCCGTACGATTAATAAGGGAGACGCCGATCTCCTTCTCCAGGAGCTTGATCTGCCGGGTCAGCGCCGGCTGCGCGATACCGATTGAGCTCGACGCCCGCGAGAAGCCGCCATGCTCGCACACGGCGATGAAATAGCGCAGCCGCCTGAGATCTATGCCGGCCTTTTCCAAGTTGTGCGTCCTGGTTCACGGGATGGCCTGGCGCTAGACGGCCGTTCGGCCAGCCGGCCGAGCAGCCTGGCGATCCATCCCGGTGTCAGCGGTTCGAACAGGGGGTTCTTGGGCGGCCTGCTGAGATTGGCTTTGGCCGGCACCAGATCGATGATCGACAGCCGCCCGTGATAGGCCAGCCACCAGACCAACAGCACGCCAACCAGCCAGAACACGAGCTGCCAGGCGAGCAGGGAAGGCATCCCGAGCGCCACATCGCCTCCAGCGAACATCGGCTGGCTGAAAAACGCGTTGCCCAGGATCGCGCCTGGACCGAGCGCCAGAAAGGCCCAGATCAGGGTCAGCGACCACTTGGCGCCGCGCGCCGCCCGCCCGCCGAAGTCGGCCCGGTAGCACCGGCTGAACTCGTCATGCAGCCGCTGCCGCTGTGCGCGCTCCTCGCCCCCGCGGGTGAACAGCGCCACGAGTAGGCAGATCGCCACGTTGAACACCAGCCCCCAGGCGGCGGAATGGACGGTGAGCGGCCAGCGCCCCCAGGGCAGGTCGACAAATAGCGCTTCGAAGATGATGAGACCGAAAGGCTCGGTAAACACCACCAGAAGCGTGCCGATCACGAGCCCGGCCAGCACGGCGCTGCGGCTGATCCACGACACCCAGCAGAGCCCGAGGAACGCCGGTAGCAGCTGCGCCGACAGGTTGAGTGCCAGGGACGAGAAGATCGCCGCGCTCAGGGGCGTGAATGTCGCGATCAGGGCGACCGCGGCAAAGATCGCCGCGAGTGCAATGCGCGCCGCCAGCTTGCGGCCGGCAGGGCTGAGCTCCGGCAGCACATAGCGCCCGATGAGCTCGATCGTGACGATATTGGCACCGGACGCCGCGAAGAAGACGATGCCGAGCTGCAGAGCACCCAGCAGCATCATCACGAAGCAGGCGGCCACCAGCTGGTCGAGGGAGGCAAGCCGCGCCGCAAGACCGGCAAGCCCGCGCGGATCGGAGGCGTTCATCTCCGCGGCGATGGTCGGGGCCACCAGCAGCAGCAATCCGGCCGCCAGCCCACCGACCATCCACACTTGGTTGAAGGCGAAGGCGCGCTTGGCGGCAGTGGTAATCCCTAAGAACGCAAAGCCTGGGCTCAGCACGATGCC
Proteins encoded in this region:
- a CDS encoding LysR family transcriptional regulator, yielding MDVRQLRYFSKVVESGSFSKAANQLHVAQPALSQHVRHMEEELGVTLLYRGAQGVKTTEAGDRLLHHAKRILAEFAEIADSVRGRALAPSGEVRFGLPGTVGELLAAPLIEAAKARYPDVRIRVVEAMSGYVLEWLKRGEVDLAMLYATSNPKGLAVHHGLSEEICLFAGSLTGDAPPFLQNATVDLAQAARLPLVVPGPGHGLRELIEQAALSVRVPIQPAIEIDSYSQIKKLVARGLGYGILPRMAVQSEADAGVFRIWCFARPEITRRVYLAYSTERPLATAPRAIGQLSWDILRQLVRDRAWTAELSDESHRPNLYN
- a CDS encoding LysR family transcriptional regulator, whose product is MEKAGIDLRRLRYFIAVCEHGGFSRASSSIGIAQPALTRQIKLLEKEIGVSLINRTGRGAEPTDEGRFLLAKSRQHLDGLDDLVRQLRHRSSQLSGQVIVGACPTVAPAFFDGLAAHVRDNHPKLNLALIEAYSDDLCSLTLRGKLDLAVLGREDVPADLAPVDLLSERLVLVFSHSREATRAPIEPSALASTRLILPSRVHRLRRIIDQICARRGVTLSPELELDSLGTLKALAARAVGGYSTILPYQFVRAELQGQQLSFLEINERDLQRTIAAIVPPEPRSPDVAAYLLNLLCRTSAQLSGKPPSGKPLSGNFRHVSYQIDHS